The following are encoded together in the Thalassolituus oleivorans MIL-1 genome:
- a CDS encoding ATP-binding protein, with protein sequence MHEFTAEELLEQLQLLDECPRIEAKRGTEIGSSVMQTVCALANELGLGGGYILLGVSEPDDQQNQFFVSGVTNTDQLLNTLHTNCREQFEHSIPVSAETVLLQGKTVIVVFVPELEPAAKPCTFKGKFDSKNKRKTGVWRRGLNGDYECTQIELEPLLLAKSGLGFEQVILPDAEWSDLDPDVIALYRQLRARVRPHAEELQASDQEMLRALNLVKKQNGEWLPNVAGLLLMGKPLALRRLLPSVRVDYVRISGTQWVEDPEQRFQTTLDLREPLLRLITKLEATILDDLPKHFRLEEGSTQRSDQPLLPQKVVREAVVNALMHRDYHVQQPILVVRYSNRIDIRNAGYSLKPETMLGEMGSKLRNPVLAAVLYDLNFAETKGSGIRTMRNLLEQIGLTAPVFANHVIANEFQATYLLHQLLGRDQLAWLSQFKHLQLTNDEARALILAKETGAVDNAGLLAVTGLDTLSASQVLGRLHHQHGLLVKGGAGPATYYQLADWSENQGELPLFGSQKSANTGDLSTNTGDLSTNTGDLDGNRSHLPKLLEQRIRELTPKARQGQLWPVIVWLCALHPYKAEQIASLLGGRSDKSLKSSHLNTLREQKQLIAYRYPEVINHPDQAYQATEKGLQWLKDQGIHPSKEKY encoded by the coding sequence ATGCACGAATTCACTGCTGAAGAGTTACTGGAACAGCTGCAATTGCTAGACGAATGTCCACGCATAGAAGCCAAACGGGGGACTGAAATTGGCAGTTCGGTGATGCAAACCGTCTGTGCACTTGCTAATGAGCTTGGGCTGGGCGGTGGCTATATTTTACTGGGGGTATCAGAACCAGATGATCAGCAGAATCAGTTTTTCGTTTCGGGGGTAACCAACACCGATCAGCTACTAAATACTCTGCACACTAACTGTCGTGAGCAATTTGAGCACAGTATTCCAGTGTCGGCAGAAACCGTGCTTTTACAGGGTAAAACTGTGATTGTGGTGTTTGTGCCTGAACTGGAACCCGCCGCGAAGCCCTGTACCTTCAAAGGTAAATTCGACAGCAAAAATAAACGTAAAACCGGTGTATGGCGGCGTGGTCTTAACGGCGACTATGAATGCACCCAGATTGAGCTAGAACCTTTGCTTCTCGCCAAGAGTGGCCTTGGCTTTGAACAGGTGATTCTGCCGGATGCCGAATGGAGTGATCTTGATCCGGATGTCATCGCTCTTTATCGCCAATTACGTGCCCGAGTTCGTCCTCATGCGGAAGAATTACAGGCGAGTGACCAAGAAATGCTGCGAGCGCTGAATCTGGTCAAAAAACAGAACGGTGAATGGCTTCCGAATGTGGCTGGATTGCTGCTGATGGGTAAACCTCTGGCCTTACGGCGCCTGTTGCCCTCAGTTCGTGTAGATTACGTGCGTATCAGTGGTACCCAATGGGTTGAAGATCCTGAGCAGCGCTTCCAGACCACATTAGATTTGCGAGAGCCATTGCTAAGGCTGATTACCAAACTGGAAGCCACCATTCTAGATGATTTACCAAAACATTTTCGCCTTGAGGAAGGCAGCACCCAACGCAGCGACCAGCCACTGCTGCCACAAAAGGTGGTTCGGGAGGCGGTAGTGAACGCATTGATGCACAGAGACTATCATGTGCAGCAGCCGATTCTAGTGGTGCGTTACAGTAACCGGATTGATATTCGCAATGCTGGGTACTCCCTAAAACCAGAAACAATGCTGGGCGAGATGGGCTCCAAATTGCGTAATCCCGTATTGGCTGCGGTATTGTACGACCTGAACTTTGCCGAAACCAAGGGCTCGGGTATTCGAACTATGCGCAACTTACTTGAGCAGATTGGCTTAACAGCTCCTGTATTTGCTAATCATGTGATTGCCAATGAGTTTCAGGCAACCTACTTGCTACATCAACTATTAGGTCGAGATCAGCTGGCTTGGCTCAGTCAATTCAAACACTTGCAGCTGACCAACGATGAAGCCCGAGCTCTGATCCTAGCAAAAGAAACTGGTGCGGTAGACAATGCAGGATTACTCGCAGTTACCGGACTTGATACGCTATCAGCGAGCCAAGTTTTGGGGCGCTTGCATCACCAGCATGGTTTGCTAGTTAAAGGTGGCGCCGGCCCGGCAACCTATTATCAGTTGGCAGACTGGTCAGAAAATCAGGGGGAGCTACCTCTGTTTGGTAGCCAGAAATCGGCAAATACGGGTGACCTAAGTACAAATACGGGTGACCTAAGTACAAATACGGGTGACCTCGACGGAAATCGAAGTCACTTACCTAAACTGTTGGAACAACGAATCCGTGAACTCACCCCTAAAGCACGCCAAGGTCAGCTATGGCCTGTGATCGTATGGTTGTGTGCCCTGCACCCTTACAAAGCAGAACAGATAGCCAGCCTTCTTGGTGGACGATCCGACAAATCGCTCAAGAGTTCACACCTAAATACCCTGCGTGAACAAAAACAGCTGATTGCCTATCGCTACCCTGAAGTTATTAACCATCCGGATCAGGCATATCAGGCGACAGAGAAGGGGTTGCAATGGCTGAAAGATCAGGGAATTCATCCTTCAAAAGAGAAGTATTGA
- a CDS encoding PDDEXK nuclease domain-containing protein gives MNNPAETDPLYHSIRELIQQARQQVQRQINSTMVHIYWHIGQLIIEHEQQGEQRAAYGKQQLQQLSSRLTGEFGKGFDVTNLRNMRRFYQAFPIRETVSPELSWSHYNQLARLENPAARQWYQQEAIQQHWSVRALERQIGTLYYERLLSSQNKAPVEAEAQANTRALAVNPKDYLRDPYILDFLNLESGSYQEADLEGGIIHNLQQFLLEMGKGFAFVERQQRIRTDDGDYYIDLVFYNYLLKCFVLIDLKLNKLNHQDVGQMDMYVRLYEEQKRNPDDNPTIGLILCSEHNHTVAQYSVLKDSQQLFASRYLTVLPSEEELQRELERGRCKIEQQIKEQRGKYHE, from the coding sequence ATGAATAACCCCGCTGAAACCGACCCGCTGTACCACAGTATCCGCGAACTGATACAACAAGCGCGCCAGCAGGTACAACGCCAGATTAACAGCACTATGGTGCATATCTACTGGCACATTGGCCAGCTGATTATCGAGCACGAACAGCAAGGTGAGCAGCGCGCTGCCTATGGCAAACAACAGCTGCAACAACTGTCCAGCCGCCTGACCGGTGAGTTTGGCAAAGGCTTTGACGTAACCAACCTGCGCAATATGCGCCGGTTTTATCAGGCCTTTCCAATTCGGGAGACAGTGTCTCCCGAATTGAGCTGGTCGCATTACAACCAACTAGCCCGCTTGGAAAACCCGGCCGCCCGGCAGTGGTATCAACAAGAAGCCATTCAGCAGCACTGGAGTGTACGCGCCCTGGAACGCCAGATCGGCACCCTCTACTATGAACGGCTGCTATCCAGCCAGAACAAAGCCCCGGTTGAAGCAGAAGCCCAGGCTAACACCCGCGCACTTGCCGTAAACCCCAAAGACTATCTGCGCGACCCCTACATACTCGATTTTCTGAATCTGGAATCGGGCAGCTATCAGGAAGCCGATCTGGAAGGCGGCATTATTCACAACCTGCAACAGTTCCTGCTGGAAATGGGCAAAGGCTTTGCCTTTGTTGAACGCCAGCAACGCATCCGTACCGACGATGGCGACTATTACATCGACTTAGTGTTTTACAACTACCTGCTTAAATGCTTTGTGCTGATCGACCTAAAACTGAACAAACTCAACCATCAGGACGTGGGCCAGATGGACATGTACGTTCGGCTGTACGAAGAACAAAAACGCAACCCCGACGACAACCCCACCATCGGTTTAATTCTGTGCAGCGAACACAACCACACAGTGGCGCAGTATTCGGTACTCAAAGACAGCCAACAGCTGTTTGCTTCGCGTTACCTCACTGTTTTACCCAGCGAAGAGGAACTGCAGCGCGAATTGGAACGGGGGCGGTGCAAAATTGAACAGCAGATTAAGGAACAGCGGGGGAAGTACCATGAGTAG
- a CDS encoding virulence RhuM family protein, with the protein MTNQPPSPPAGEFVMFTSDDGSARVECRFESDTLWLSQAAMADLYQVTPQAITQHVRAIYEERELDQNSTCKDYLQVQTEGGRKVSRKRLHYSLPMIIAVGYRVRSTRGTQFRQWATRTLTEYLTKGFVIDDERLKNPPVGTSVVPDYFDELLERIRDIRASERRMYLRVREIFALAADYEPSLKETTQFFKVIQNKLHYACTGHTAAELIHNRADASQPNMGLNTFKGADVRKGDIATAKNYLTEPEIKELNRIVTMWLDFAEDQAERRQQVFLQDWQIKLDQFLQFNDRDVLTGSGNISKKDADEKASAEYEHFAEQRRQLIEQAGEQDIDELLNWIPPKKER; encoded by the coding sequence ATGACAAATCAGCCCCCTTCACCACCGGCGGGTGAATTTGTGATGTTCACTTCCGATGATGGCAGCGCTCGCGTTGAATGCCGGTTTGAATCAGACACTCTCTGGCTATCGCAGGCAGCTATGGCAGATTTGTATCAGGTTACCCCTCAGGCTATTACCCAGCATGTTCGAGCGATTTACGAAGAAAGAGAGCTTGATCAAAATTCAACCTGTAAGGATTACTTACAAGTTCAAACAGAAGGTGGTCGCAAGGTTAGCCGTAAACGTTTGCATTACAGCTTACCCATGATCATCGCCGTTGGCTACCGAGTGCGCTCTACCCGTGGCACTCAGTTTCGCCAATGGGCAACTCGAACGTTAACTGAATATCTGACCAAAGGCTTTGTCATTGATGACGAACGCCTAAAGAATCCCCCTGTCGGAACGTCAGTGGTGCCGGATTACTTCGACGAGTTGCTGGAACGTATTCGCGATATCCGCGCCAGCGAGCGCCGAATGTATTTGCGTGTACGGGAAATCTTCGCTTTAGCCGCAGACTACGAGCCATCCCTAAAAGAAACCACGCAGTTCTTTAAAGTGATTCAGAATAAATTGCACTATGCCTGTACGGGTCATACTGCCGCCGAGTTAATCCATAACCGTGCCGATGCTTCGCAACCGAATATGGGGCTGAACACTTTTAAAGGCGCCGACGTGCGTAAGGGCGATATTGCTACGGCGAAAAACTACCTGACAGAACCTGAGATCAAAGAACTTAACCGTATTGTGACTATGTGGTTAGATTTTGCCGAAGATCAGGCTGAGCGACGCCAACAAGTGTTTTTGCAAGACTGGCAAATCAAGTTGGATCAGTTTCTACAATTTAATGATAGAGACGTGCTGACAGGATCAGGCAATATCAGTAAAAAAGACGCGGATGAAAAAGCTTCTGCCGAGTATGAGCACTTTGCTGAACAGCGTCGCCAGCTAATAGAGCAAGCAGGAGAACAAGACATCGACGAGCTGTTAAATTGGATACCGCCGAAGAAGGAAAGATAA
- a CDS encoding restriction endonuclease subunit S encodes MKLKQIATINAGYPFRGKIPEVSDSSVVAVQMKDVSLAEGIRWSACQKTELTGKRPPDYLTTGDILVAARGNHNYAIPIDSALATTNKQAVAAPHFFVVRLKSQNEKKQGILPEFIAWLLNQIPAQRYFEQNAEGTLTKSIRRSVLEEAPIVVPPLAKQRTIVAMANTLREEQRLMQQLINNNELMMRTIARDLHLNRRH; translated from the coding sequence TTGAAACTAAAACAGATCGCAACCATCAACGCAGGCTATCCGTTTCGGGGGAAAATCCCTGAAGTTAGCGATTCGTCCGTGGTTGCGGTGCAAATGAAAGATGTTTCGCTGGCAGAAGGCATTCGCTGGTCTGCTTGCCAAAAAACTGAGTTAACCGGCAAACGTCCTCCCGACTACCTCACCACCGGTGATATTTTAGTGGCCGCACGCGGTAACCATAACTACGCCATACCGATAGACTCAGCACTGGCCACCACCAACAAACAAGCCGTCGCCGCCCCACATTTCTTTGTCGTGCGCTTAAAAAGCCAAAATGAGAAGAAACAGGGCATACTGCCTGAATTCATTGCTTGGTTGCTGAACCAAATACCCGCTCAACGCTATTTCGAACAAAATGCTGAGGGTACACTAACCAAAAGTATTCGCCGTAGCGTGCTAGAAGAGGCTCCCATCGTTGTTCCGCCACTAGCCAAACAACGCACCATTGTTGCGATGGCGAACACCCTCCGCGAAGAACAACGATTAATGCAGCAGCTGATCAACAACAACGAGCTGATGATGAGAACAATAGCCAGAGACCTACACCTGAATCGCCGCCACTAA
- a CDS encoding type I restriction-modification system subunit M — protein sequence MSANSKINQDAINKALWNACDTFRGTISADTYKDFILTMLFLKYISDVWQDHYDGYKAEYGDEPELITEMLKNERFVLPPQASFYALHERRHEPGNGERIDQALHAIEEANGTKLKDAGKSVFQDISFNTDKLGEEKQKNTILRHLIEDFAKPELNLKPSRVGTLDVIGNAYEYLIKNFAASGGQKAGEFYTPPEVSDLIAELLDPRPGDSICDPACGSASLLMKCGSKVRKNHDSKNYALYGQEAIGSTWSLAKMNMFLHGEDNHKIEWGDTIRNPKLLDKNGDLMLFDIVTANPPFSLDKWGHDEADNDKFSRFRRGVPPKTKGDYAFILHMIETLKPKTGRMGVVVPHGVLFRGSSEGKIRQQLIDENLLDAVIGLPEKLFYGTGIPAAILIFSKDKSDDSVMFIDASREFKAGKNQNLLSEDNINKIVATYRNGNDVDKYAYVASLNEIKENDYNLNIPRYVDTFEEEEEIDLMALRAERLKLKDQLAELESEMAKYLEELGYE from the coding sequence ATGAGCGCTAACAGCAAAATCAATCAAGACGCCATCAACAAAGCCCTATGGAATGCCTGCGATACCTTCCGCGGCACCATCAGCGCCGACACCTACAAAGACTTCATCCTGACCATGCTATTTCTTAAGTACATCTCCGATGTATGGCAGGATCACTACGACGGCTACAAAGCAGAATACGGCGACGAGCCAGAACTCATTACCGAAATGCTAAAAAACGAACGTTTTGTACTGCCACCCCAAGCCAGTTTTTATGCCCTGCACGAGCGTCGGCACGAACCCGGCAACGGCGAACGTATCGACCAAGCCCTGCACGCCATCGAAGAAGCCAACGGCACCAAACTCAAAGACGCCGGAAAAAGCGTGTTCCAAGACATCAGCTTTAACACCGACAAACTGGGTGAAGAAAAGCAGAAAAACACCATACTGCGGCACCTAATTGAAGACTTTGCCAAACCCGAACTCAACCTCAAGCCCAGCCGTGTCGGCACGCTGGATGTCATCGGTAACGCCTACGAATACCTGATTAAAAACTTCGCCGCCAGCGGCGGACAAAAAGCCGGAGAGTTTTATACCCCGCCAGAAGTCTCGGATTTAATCGCCGAATTATTAGACCCACGCCCCGGCGACAGCATTTGCGATCCGGCCTGTGGCTCCGCCTCGTTATTAATGAAATGCGGCAGCAAAGTTCGCAAAAATCACGACAGTAAAAACTATGCCCTCTACGGCCAAGAAGCCATTGGCTCTACATGGTCACTGGCCAAAATGAACATGTTTTTGCACGGCGAAGACAACCATAAAATCGAATGGGGCGACACCATTCGTAACCCTAAATTGCTGGATAAAAACGGCGACTTAATGCTGTTCGATATCGTGACCGCCAACCCACCCTTTAGCCTAGATAAATGGGGGCACGACGAGGCCGATAACGATAAATTCAGCCGCTTTCGCCGCGGAGTACCACCCAAAACCAAAGGCGACTACGCCTTTATTTTGCACATGATCGAAACCTTAAAACCGAAAACGGGCCGCATGGGTGTGGTAGTGCCGCACGGCGTATTATTCCGTGGTTCGAGCGAAGGCAAAATTCGCCAACAACTCATCGACGAAAACCTGCTCGATGCCGTGATCGGCCTGCCCGAAAAACTGTTTTACGGCACCGGCATACCCGCCGCGATTTTAATTTTTAGCAAAGACAAATCCGACGATTCCGTGATGTTTATTGATGCATCACGCGAATTTAAAGCCGGTAAAAACCAAAACCTACTCAGCGAAGACAACATCAATAAAATTGTTGCCACCTATCGCAACGGTAACGACGTCGATAAATACGCCTACGTCGCCAGCCTGAATGAAATAAAAGAAAACGACTACAACCTCAATATCCCGCGCTACGTCGATACCTTTGAAGAAGAGGAAGAAATCGACCTGATGGCCTTACGCGCCGAGCGACTAAAACTTAAAGATCAACTAGCCGAGCTAGAAAGCGAGATGGCCAAGTATCTGGAGGAGTTGGGTTATGAATAA
- a CDS encoding restriction endonuclease subunit S — protein MVPKGWSKVRLGSVAELQRGFDLPSSQRIDGSVPIVSSGGVTGYHSEAKSKAPGVVTGRYGSIGDVFYLEEDYWPLNTSLWVKDFHGNHEKFVYYLLCNFDFKKFSDKTGVPGVNRNDLHAVRVKLPAIPEQKKIAQILSTWDKAITTTEQLLANSQQQKKALMQQLLTGKKRLLDENGVRFSGEFKRFHFSDLLNIDQKSLGAKTDPDLKFDYISLSDVGTGTISRAIERHTFKTSPSRARRIVSSGDILLATVRPNLQGFAKVKEQHKHCIASTGFAVLSPKKGTCNDYIYHYLFGSHITGQINALVVGTNYPAINSSDVSGLCIYCPNYEEQVQIAKVLNSSDELVYALQQKLDALKQEKKALMQQLLTGKRRVKIQ, from the coding sequence ATGGTGCCTAAGGGGTGGTCGAAAGTCAGACTTGGCTCTGTCGCAGAATTGCAACGTGGATTTGACCTGCCAAGCAGCCAAAGGATTGATGGGAGCGTTCCAATAGTGTCATCTGGCGGTGTTACTGGTTATCACTCTGAAGCCAAATCTAAAGCACCTGGCGTTGTAACAGGACGATATGGTTCTATTGGTGATGTGTTCTACTTGGAAGAAGATTACTGGCCCCTCAATACCTCTCTATGGGTTAAAGATTTTCATGGAAATCATGAGAAATTTGTTTATTACTTATTGTGTAATTTTGACTTTAAAAAATTCAGTGATAAAACAGGCGTACCCGGTGTCAATCGAAATGACCTCCATGCCGTAAGAGTTAAACTTCCCGCCATCCCAGAACAAAAGAAAATCGCTCAAATCCTCTCCACTTGGGATAAGGCCATCACCACCACCGAACAACTACTCGCCAACAGCCAACAGCAGAAAAAAGCCCTGATGCAACAACTGCTCACCGGCAAAAAACGCCTGCTGGATGAAAATGGGGTTAGGTTTAGTGGAGAGTTCAAGCGCTTCCACTTCTCAGATTTACTTAATATTGATCAAAAGAGTCTAGGGGCAAAAACTGATCCAGATTTGAAATTCGATTACATATCCCTTTCTGACGTTGGAACAGGAACAATCTCTCGTGCTATTGAAAGACATACCTTTAAAACATCTCCCAGTCGAGCAAGAAGAATAGTTTCGTCTGGAGATATTTTACTTGCAACGGTTCGTCCAAATCTTCAAGGTTTTGCGAAAGTAAAAGAGCAACATAAACATTGCATTGCATCTACTGGGTTTGCAGTCCTGAGTCCAAAAAAAGGGACGTGCAATGACTACATCTATCACTATTTGTTTGGTTCTCATATAACAGGCCAAATCAATGCACTTGTGGTTGGTACAAACTACCCAGCAATTAATTCGTCAGATGTTTCAGGGTTGTGTATTTACTGTCCTAATTATGAAGAACAAGTCCAAATTGCAAAAGTACTCAATAGTAGTGATGAATTGGTATACGCTCTGCAACAAAAGCTTGATGCTTTAAAACAAGAGAAAAAAGCACTGATGCAGCAGCTATTAACTGGCAAGCGCCGGGTTAAAATTCAGTAA
- a CDS encoding type I restriction endonuclease subunit R has product MEHCFPKFQEEYSAKLPALALLTNLGWSFLSPEEALRKRGNQYDQVVLRDILRDELKKRTFTFAGHVHSLSAKAIDNLIAEVCSPALNEGLLTANERLYNHLLYGISVTEFVDGRKANPTVALIDWHNPQNNSFTFTEEFSVTRSGGAGSSSADRRRPDIVCFVNGIPLVVIEAKRPDGNSKKGPTIDEGISQNLRNQRHDEIPQLFVYSQLLLSVNGIDGRYGTCETSKKFWAAWREEDISDAEMVAIKNKKLLSEQVTGLFSHRSTSDLTWYENLIAGGELAVTGQDKLLISLLSPARLLEMTRYFTLFDKKAGKIAARYQQVFGIKRLIERINTRNSAGGREGGVIWHTTGSGKSFTMVFLSKALILHDTLKQCRILVVTDRVDLETQLSRTFANGGELATSKDKTAAMATSGTRLAEQIGSGTERIVFSLIQKFNSATKRPECHNNSADMIVLIDEGHRSQGGENHIRMKLALPNAAFVAFTGTPLLKDDKTTNKFGPIVHAYTMQRAVEDQTVTPLLYEERIPDLDVNERAIDSWFERITEGLTANQKADLKRKFAKKGQVYEADDRIRLIALDIANHFVKNITEGLKGQLACENKASAIKYKKFLDEAGLFESAVVMSAPDTREGNTAVDEATTPEVTQWWKDNVGKEDEKAYTKHLIERFENDDALKILIVVDKLLTGFDEPKNTVLYIDKPLKEHNLIQAIARVNRLHPLKKFGLLIDYRGILSELDTTIQKYQDLASRTQGGYDINDIAGLYNQMSTEYKRLPQLYKQLWAIFDGVKNKSDIEQLRQVLVPRIKETSGDPLAGVAGELVDVNLKKREDFYEALTAFASCLKIALQSATFYEDKSFSDDDRHRYKQTVKELSNLRQTIQQDTGERVDYDEYAEQVKKLLDKHVVGVEVKEPGGVYEVGKMGQKQKPKDWGEEKTRNETDIIKTRVAKMIEQGLQDDPYAQEAFSKLLRQAIEEAEKLFDHPLKQYMLFREFEAQVQDRRLNDIPNVFAGNRHAQAYFGVFKKVLPDAFASPEMTTDQQVQDKWIKLAFEIDQAVETSVTENSINPQNIEADIRKQLLPRLFQECKSIGGGMDQAKKLVEMIVQITRVGLSDL; this is encoded by the coding sequence ATGGAACATTGCTTCCCCAAATTTCAGGAAGAATACAGTGCCAAGCTTCCGGCGCTGGCGTTGCTAACCAACCTTGGCTGGTCGTTCCTTTCTCCTGAAGAGGCGCTGCGTAAGCGCGGTAATCAATACGATCAGGTTGTGTTGCGCGACATTCTGCGCGATGAGCTCAAGAAGCGTACCTTCACCTTTGCCGGTCATGTGCATTCGCTGTCTGCTAAAGCCATTGATAATCTCATTGCCGAGGTGTGCAGCCCAGCGCTGAATGAGGGGCTATTAACCGCTAATGAGCGTCTTTATAACCATCTGCTTTATGGTATTTCGGTCACTGAGTTTGTCGATGGCCGCAAAGCTAATCCGACGGTTGCCTTAATTGATTGGCACAACCCTCAGAATAACAGCTTCACCTTTACTGAGGAGTTCAGTGTTACTCGCTCTGGTGGGGCTGGTTCATCGTCGGCGGATCGTCGTCGCCCAGATATTGTGTGCTTTGTGAATGGCATTCCACTGGTCGTGATCGAAGCTAAGCGCCCTGACGGCAATAGCAAAAAAGGCCCAACAATTGATGAAGGCATTTCGCAAAATTTACGCAACCAACGCCATGATGAAATTCCGCAGCTGTTTGTTTATAGCCAATTATTATTATCGGTAAACGGTATTGATGGCCGCTATGGTACGTGCGAAACCAGTAAGAAATTCTGGGCCGCTTGGCGTGAAGAAGATATTTCTGATGCAGAAATGGTGGCGATAAAAAATAAAAAGCTCTTATCAGAACAGGTAACTGGCTTATTTTCTCACCGCTCAACGTCAGACTTAACTTGGTATGAAAATCTGATTGCCGGTGGTGAATTGGCTGTCACTGGGCAGGATAAATTATTAATCAGTTTATTAAGCCCCGCGCGCCTGCTAGAAATGACGCGTTATTTTACCTTGTTTGATAAAAAGGCTGGCAAGATTGCCGCCCGTTATCAGCAAGTATTTGGCATTAAACGGCTGATTGAGCGCATCAATACTCGTAATTCTGCCGGAGGGCGTGAAGGCGGTGTTATCTGGCACACCACGGGGTCTGGTAAGTCGTTTACCATGGTATTTTTAAGCAAGGCGTTGATTCTGCATGATACGTTAAAGCAGTGCCGAATTTTGGTGGTAACAGATCGGGTTGATTTAGAAACTCAGCTGAGTAGAACCTTTGCTAATGGTGGCGAACTAGCCACTTCGAAAGACAAAACTGCTGCAATGGCAACCTCCGGCACTCGGCTGGCCGAGCAAATTGGTTCAGGGACCGAGCGAATTGTTTTTTCTCTTATTCAAAAATTTAATTCGGCCACCAAGCGTCCTGAATGCCATAACAACAGTGCAGATATGATTGTGTTAATTGACGAAGGTCACCGCAGCCAAGGTGGCGAGAATCATATTCGCATGAAGCTGGCATTGCCCAATGCGGCGTTTGTCGCGTTTACCGGTACGCCATTATTAAAAGATGATAAAACCACGAATAAATTTGGCCCTATTGTGCATGCCTACACGATGCAGCGCGCCGTAGAAGATCAAACCGTTACGCCTTTGCTATACGAGGAGCGAATCCCCGATTTAGATGTCAATGAGCGCGCGATTGATAGCTGGTTTGAGCGTATTACAGAAGGTTTAACGGCCAATCAAAAAGCCGACTTAAAGCGAAAATTTGCGAAAAAAGGTCAGGTGTATGAAGCCGACGATCGTATCCGTTTGATTGCATTGGATATTGCGAACCACTTTGTTAAAAACATTACCGAAGGCCTAAAGGGTCAGTTGGCCTGCGAAAACAAGGCCTCTGCCATTAAGTACAAGAAGTTCCTAGATGAAGCCGGCCTGTTTGAATCGGCCGTGGTGATGAGTGCTCCCGATACGCGTGAAGGTAATACCGCAGTTGATGAAGCGACAACCCCGGAAGTCACCCAATGGTGGAAAGACAATGTCGGTAAAGAGGATGAAAAAGCTTACACCAAACATTTGATTGAGCGGTTTGAGAACGATGATGCGTTAAAAATTCTTATTGTGGTCGATAAGCTGCTAACGGGATTTGACGAGCCAAAAAACACGGTACTGTATATCGATAAACCTCTAAAAGAACACAATTTAATTCAAGCCATCGCACGAGTAAACCGCCTACACCCATTGAAGAAGTTTGGCTTACTGATTGATTATCGCGGGATTTTATCTGAGCTGGATACAACGATTCAAAAGTATCAAGATTTGGCTTCTCGTACTCAAGGTGGTTACGACATTAATGACATTGCGGGTTTGTACAACCAAATGAGTACGGAGTACAAACGCTTACCACAGCTTTATAAACAGTTATGGGCGATTTTTGATGGTGTAAAAAATAAGAGCGATATTGAGCAGTTACGTCAGGTTTTAGTGCCGCGAATTAAAGAGACTAGCGGCGACCCGTTGGCCGGTGTTGCTGGCGAACTGGTTGATGTAAACCTGAAAAAACGCGAAGACTTTTATGAGGCGCTAACGGCCTTTGCGAGCTGCTTAAAGATTGCTCTGCAATCCGCTACATTTTATGAAGATAAGAGTTTTAGCGATGATGATCGCCATCGCTATAAACAGACGGTCAAAGAGCTTTCTAACTTACGCCAAACTATTCAGCAAGATACTGGCGAGCGAGTTGATTACGACGAATATGCTGAGCAAGTGAAGAAGCTGCTGGATAAACATGTGGTTGGTGTCGAAGTAAAAGAACCTGGCGGTGTTTATGAAGTGGGAAAAATGGGCCAGAAACAAAAGCCGAAAGATTGGGGTGAGGAAAAAACTCGCAACGAAACCGACATCATTAAAACCCGTGTCGCGAAAATGATCGAGCAAGGCTTGCAAGACGACCCGTATGCCCAAGAGGCTTTTTCCAAATTGCTGCGTCAGGCCATTGAAGAAGCCGAAAAGCTGTTCGATCACCCATTAAAACAGTACATGCTGTTCCGTGAGTTTGAAGCGCAAGTTCAAGACAGACGCTTAAACGATATTCCGAATGTGTTTGCCGGAAATCGTCATGCACAGGCCTACTTTGGTGTATTCAAAAAGGTATTACCAGACGCTTTCGCCTCTCCAGAAATGACCACGGATCAGCAAGTGCAGGATAAGTGGATAAAGCTGGCGTTTGAAATTGACCAAGCGGTAGAAACGTCGGTGACGGAAAACTCTATCAATCCACAAAATATCGAAGCCGATATCCGTAAGCAATTGCTGCCACGATTATTTCAGGAGTGCAAATCCATTGGCGGTGGTATGGATCAAGCCAAGAAACTGGTAGAGATGATTGTGCAAATTACTCGTGTTGGCTTAAGTGATCTCTGA